The Pecten maximus chromosome 11, xPecMax1.1, whole genome shotgun sequence genome has a segment encoding these proteins:
- the LOC117337197 gene encoding uncharacterized protein LOC117337197 isoform X2, with translation MFVLRRRTPCRVFYHVLNVAKITNVLTPNQTSTSPASVCECNHKKCLPHVVSRELQFLRKYANSIPNYWYGMRTDEKIEYAKEMYQKILTSLPENTLVVYTDGSVLDSKGRVGPCGIGAVIYQKDKTKVAELSVPVSARASVELAEYTAIEKALSHITKNINLIDLDKIQFFCDNQEVIKGCLYDTFEAYKDIVVSIRQKRDYIVSQGVGVAIDWIPSDAGVDGNDHADQLALRAAKKAAILPLESTLITERDVQRSMKRFKSITGSKGRKRDYSENVMLAILMKEKKNQKKMEVANDNSNRNSVMPELIPMVDMNERRVLFTGMNQDDLHRSVSKAVMHGCTVDKKLSNATDFVVHGSCDATNKAEIEKLAYKLGIPYISCEAWEKALSKCSKVGLPEYTTAKVGLPEYTTAKVGLPEYTTENHKNTTWGQKSLDGSGLEKGTTEKTKRAAKVFKKR, from the exons ATGTTTGTGCTACGTAGACGGACACCATGTAGAGTATTCTATCATGTTTTAAATGTAGCAAAAATTACAAATGTGCTGACTCCTAATCAAACTTCCACGTCTCCAGCCAGCGTGTGTGAATGTAACCATAAAAAATGCTTACCACATGTGGTTAGCAGGGAGCTTCAGTTTTTGAGAAAATATGCAAATTCTATTCCTAATTATTGGTATGGAATGAGAACGGATGAGAAAATAGAATATGCAAAAGAAATGTATCAGAAAATATTAACATCTTTACCGGAAAATACACTTGTAGTATACACTGATGGTTCCGTGTTAGACTCTAAAGGAAGAGTGGGGCCATGTGGTATTGGAGCCGTCATTTATCAAAAGGATAAGACGAAAGTTGCAGAGTTATCTGTCCCTGTGTCAGCACGGGCCTCAGTTGAGCTAGCTGAATACACTGCAATAGAGAAAGCTCTGTCTCACATTACTAAAAATATCAATCTTATTGACCTGgataaaattcaatttttttgtGATAACCAAGAGGTGATTAAAGGATGTTTATATGATACATTTGAAGCATACAAAGATATTGTTGTGAGTATCAGACAGAAGAGAGATTATATCGTGTCTCAAGGTGTAGGTGTGGCTATAGACTGGATCCCTTCAGATGCTGGAGTTGATGGGAATGACCATGCTGACCAGCTGGCATTACGAGCAGCTAAAAAGGCAGCCATTCTGCCACTAGAGTCCACACTTATCACAGAAAGGGATGTGCAGCGGTCAATGAAACGATTCAAATCTATTACTGGATCTAAAGGGCGCAAGAGAGACTACAGTGAAAATG tgaTGCTAGCCATTTTGATGAAGGAAAAGAAAAACCAGAAAAAGATGGAGGTAGCAAATGACAACAGCAACAGAAATTCAGTCATGCCAGAGTTGA TACCCATGGTTGATATGAACGAACGCAGAGTGTTATTTACAGGGATGAATCAGGATGACCTCCATAGATCGGTATCTAAAGCTGTAATGCATGGCTGCACCGTAGATAAGAAACTATCCAATGCCACTGACTTTGTAGTTCATGGATCATGTGATGCAACTAACAAGGCAGAAATAGAGAAGCTTGCTTATAAACTAG GTATACCATACATTAGCTGTGAAGCCTGGGAGAAAGCATTGAGCAAGTGTTCTAAGGTCGGACTGCCTGAATACACTACGGCTAAGGTCGGACTGCCTGAATACACTACAGCTAAGGTTGGACTGCCTGAATACACTACGGAAAATCATAAGAACACCACGTGGGGACAGAAAAGTCTGGATGGTTCTGGTCTAGAGAAAGGGACAACAGAAAAGACAAAAAGGGCAGCAAAAGTTTTCAAGAAAAGGTGA
- the LOC117337199 gene encoding uncharacterized protein LOC117337199, producing the protein MNTPSFAIGSEAQAQTSYFNQADFNYSMGDSQHFTHRNPSYVNLDSQDKEMYTEALPTLAPVPPNLHSSNSTSVMDHSTPLRRSPQKSQNTEHDLENIVEDGSISAFFILCYLR; encoded by the exons ATGAACACACCTTCATTTGCAATAGGAAGTGAGGCACAAGCACAGACTAGCTACTTTAACCAGGCAGATTTCAATTACAGTATG GGAGATTCTCAACACTTCACGCATAGAAACCCAAGTTATGTCAATTTAGACTCTCAGGATAAAGAA ATGTATACAGAAGCCCTTCCCACACTTGCTCCAGTGCCTCCAAATCTGCATTCTTCTAACAGCACTTCAGTGATG GATCATTCAACACCTCTCAGAAGATCGCCACAGAAATCTCAGAATACAGAGCATGACCTTGAGAACATTGTTGAAGATGGAAGTATTTCTGCCTTTTTCATTTTATGTTATCTAAGATAA
- the LOC117337197 gene encoding uncharacterized protein LOC117337197 isoform X1 — MFVLRRRTPCRVFYHVLNVAKITNVLTPNQTSTSPASVCECNHKKCLPHVVSRELQFLRKYANSIPNYWYGMRTDEKIEYAKEMYQKILTSLPENTLVVYTDGSVLDSKGRVGPCGIGAVIYQKDKTKVAELSVPVSARASVELAEYTAIEKALSHITKNINLIDLDKIQFFCDNQEVIKGCLYDTFEAYKDIVVSIRQKRDYIVSQGVGVAIDWIPSDAGVDGNDHADQLALRAAKKAAILPLESTLITERDVQRSMKRFKSITGSKGRKRDYSENVMLAILMKEKKNQKKMEVANDNSNRNSVMPELIPMVDMNERRVLFTGMNQDDLHRSVSKAVMHGCTVDKKLSNATDFVVHGSCDATNKAEIEKLAYKLGIPYISCEAWEKALSKCSKVGLPEYTTAKVGLPEYTTAKVGLPEYTTENHKNTTWGQKSLDGSGLEKGTTEKTKRAAKVFKKRKDDR, encoded by the exons ATGTTTGTGCTACGTAGACGGACACCATGTAGAGTATTCTATCATGTTTTAAATGTAGCAAAAATTACAAATGTGCTGACTCCTAATCAAACTTCCACGTCTCCAGCCAGCGTGTGTGAATGTAACCATAAAAAATGCTTACCACATGTGGTTAGCAGGGAGCTTCAGTTTTTGAGAAAATATGCAAATTCTATTCCTAATTATTGGTATGGAATGAGAACGGATGAGAAAATAGAATATGCAAAAGAAATGTATCAGAAAATATTAACATCTTTACCGGAAAATACACTTGTAGTATACACTGATGGTTCCGTGTTAGACTCTAAAGGAAGAGTGGGGCCATGTGGTATTGGAGCCGTCATTTATCAAAAGGATAAGACGAAAGTTGCAGAGTTATCTGTCCCTGTGTCAGCACGGGCCTCAGTTGAGCTAGCTGAATACACTGCAATAGAGAAAGCTCTGTCTCACATTACTAAAAATATCAATCTTATTGACCTGgataaaattcaatttttttgtGATAACCAAGAGGTGATTAAAGGATGTTTATATGATACATTTGAAGCATACAAAGATATTGTTGTGAGTATCAGACAGAAGAGAGATTATATCGTGTCTCAAGGTGTAGGTGTGGCTATAGACTGGATCCCTTCAGATGCTGGAGTTGATGGGAATGACCATGCTGACCAGCTGGCATTACGAGCAGCTAAAAAGGCAGCCATTCTGCCACTAGAGTCCACACTTATCACAGAAAGGGATGTGCAGCGGTCAATGAAACGATTCAAATCTATTACTGGATCTAAAGGGCGCAAGAGAGACTACAGTGAAAATG tgaTGCTAGCCATTTTGATGAAGGAAAAGAAAAACCAGAAAAAGATGGAGGTAGCAAATGACAACAGCAACAGAAATTCAGTCATGCCAGAGTTGA TACCCATGGTTGATATGAACGAACGCAGAGTGTTATTTACAGGGATGAATCAGGATGACCTCCATAGATCGGTATCTAAAGCTGTAATGCATGGCTGCACCGTAGATAAGAAACTATCCAATGCCACTGACTTTGTAGTTCATGGATCATGTGATGCAACTAACAAGGCAGAAATAGAGAAGCTTGCTTATAAACTAG GTATACCATACATTAGCTGTGAAGCCTGGGAGAAAGCATTGAGCAAGTGTTCTAAGGTCGGACTGCCTGAATACACTACGGCTAAGGTCGGACTGCCTGAATACACTACAGCTAAGGTTGGACTGCCTGAATACACTACGGAAAATCATAAGAACACCACGTGGGGACAGAAAAGTCTGGATGGTTCTGGTCTAGAGAAAGGGACAACAGAAAAGACAAAAAGGGCAGCAAAAGTTTTCAAGAAAAG AAAAGACGATCGGTGA